Proteins from one Nicotiana tabacum cultivar K326 chromosome 23, ASM71507v2, whole genome shotgun sequence genomic window:
- the LOC107824819 gene encoding mitochondrial adenine nucleotide transporter ADNT1 — MASEDVKAARDSAVEKIVNLAEEAKLAREEIKPTSHAVLSICKSLVAGGVAGGVSRTAVAPLERLKILLQVQNPHSIKYNGTIQGLKYIWRTEGFKGLFKGNGTNCARIVPNSAVKFFSYEQASKGILYLYRQQTGNEDAELTPLLRLGAGACAGIIAMSATYPMDMVRGRITVQTEKSPYQYRGMFHALSTVLREEGPRALYKGWTPSVIGVVPYVGLNFAVYESLKDWLIKTKPFGLVDDELAVVTRLACGAAAGTVGQTVAYPLDVIRRRMQMVGWNHAASIVAGDGRSKVPLEYTGMIDAFRKTVKYEGVRALYKGLVPNSVKVVPSISIAFVAYEQVKDLLGVEIRISD, encoded by the exons ATGGCTTCGGAGGATGTGAAGGCGGCGAGAGATTCGGCGGTGGAGAAAATTGTGAACCTAGCTGAAGAAGCTAAGCTTGCTAGAGAAGAAATTAAGCCTACAAGCCATGCCGTCCTCAGTATCTGCAAGTCACTTGTTGCCGGAGGTGTCGCCGGAGGCGT GTCACGAACTGCTGTGGCTCCACTAGAACGGCTGAAGATATTGCTACAG GTTCAAAATCCACATAGCATTAAATACAATGGCACCATTCAAGGCTTGAAATATATCTGGAGAACTGAAGGGTTCAAAGGACTGTTTAAGGGCAACGGCACCAACTGCGCACGCATTGTCCCAAACTCCGCAGTCAAGTTCTTCAGCTATGAGCAAGCTTCCAA GGGTATATTATATTTGTACCGGCAACAAACTGGAAATG AGGATGCTGAGCTCACTCCACTATTACGTCTTGGAGCTGGAGCTTGTGCTGGCATAATTGCCATGTCTGCAACTTACCCGATGGACATGGTGCGAGGAAGAATCACTGTGCAG ACAGAGAAGTCTCCTTATCAATACAGAGGAATGTTCCATGCATTGTCAACTGTGCTTCGTGAGGAAGGTCCACGTGCTTTGTATAAAGGATGGACTCCTTCTGTCATAGGAGTT GTTCCATATGTGGGGCTTAATTTTGCTGTATATGAGTCTTTAAAAGACTGGTTGATCAAAACAAAACCATTCGGTCTTGTTGATGATGAGCTTGCTGTTGTTACAAGGCTGGCATGTGGAGCTGCTGCAGGAACGGTTGGACAAACTGTTGCCTACCCTCTTGATGTTATTCGCAGAAGGATGCAGATGGTGGGATGGAATCATGCTGCATCTATCGTTGCTGGTGATGGGAGGAGCAAGGTTCCCCTCGAATATACTGGAATGATTGATGCTTTCAGGAAAACTGTTAAGTACGAGGGTGTCAGAGCCTTGTACAAGGGTTTAGTGCCCAATTCAGTGAAG GTTGTTCCTTCAATATCTATTGcttttgtggcatatgagcaAGTGAAGGACCTATTGGGAGTTGAGATCAGAATATCTGACTAA